In Erigeron canadensis isolate Cc75 chromosome 6, C_canadensis_v1, whole genome shotgun sequence, the following are encoded in one genomic region:
- the LOC122603145 gene encoding protein ORANGE, chloroplastic, which yields MVCSARILNVSYPPLTTSFLNTHHESSYILRNVKSTVRWRSMSSASASSASDPDASSSSSIFSGAADAAADLADKTAAGFCIIEGPETVQDFDKMEMQEIQDNIRSRRNKIFLHMEEVRRLRIQQRIKSAELGIAENEQDSELPAFPSFIPFLPPLSSTNLKQYYATCFSLISGIIIFGGLLAPTLELKLGIGGTSYADFITSMHLPMQLSEVDPIVASFSGGAVGVISALMVVEINNVKQQEHKRCKYCLGTGYLACARCASTGAIVLIDPVASANGGNQPLSPPKTQRCSNCSGAGKVMCPTCLCTGMAMASEHDPRIDPFD from the exons ATGGTATGTTCAGCTCGAATACTGAATGTTTCCTACCCTCCCCTAACGACGTCGTTTCTTAACACTCACCATGAATCCAGTTATATATTGAGAAACGTGAAATCAACGGTTAGATGGCGGTCCATGTCATCAGCATCAGCATCTTCAGCATCTGATCCAGATGCTTCTTCGTCTTCTTCTATATTTTCCGGTGCAGCTGATGCTGCTGCTGACTTAGCCGATAAAACTGCCGCTGG GTTTTGTATAATTGAAGGACCAGAAACAGTACAGGACTTTGATAAGATGGAAATGCAAGAAATCCAAGATAATATTCGTAGTCGTCGCAACAAAATCTTTTTGCATATGGAAGAG GTTCGTCGGCTAAGGATACAACAGAGAATAAAAAGTGCGGAGCTTGGAATCGCAGAGAACGAACAAGACAGTGAACTTCCCGCTTTTCCTTCCTTCATCCCATTCTTACCTCCTCTG TCATCAACAAATCTTAAACAATACTATGCCACCTGTTTTTCTCTTATATCTGGAATTATCATTTTTGGAGGTCTTCTTGCACCTACT TTGGAGCTAAAGTTGGGAATAGGAGGGACATCATATGCTGATTTTATTACTAGCATGCATCTTCCAATGCAGCTAAG TGAGGTTGATCCCATCGTGGCATCCTTCTCTGGAGGAGCAGTGGGAGTGATTTCAGCATTGATGGTAGTTGAAATAAACAATGTAAAACAGCAGGAGCATAAAAGGTGCAAGTATTGTCTAGGAACAG GCTATCTAGCTTGTGCCCGATGTGCTAGCACAGGGGCTATCGTTCTTATTGACCCGGTTGCATCTGCTAATGGTGGAAACCAACCTTTATCACCACCTAAAACTCAAAGATGTTCCAACTGTTCGGGTGCAGGAAAA GTTATGTGCCCAACTTGTCTTTGTACAGGAATGGCTATGGCGAGTGAACATGATCCTCGCATTGACCCCtttgattaa